Genomic segment of Salminus brasiliensis chromosome 16, fSalBra1.hap2, whole genome shotgun sequence:
ACACCCAATTCTCCAGCATCTGAGACGGCACCTCCACGAAATCGGTCTCCACCAGTGTGCCGCTGAACTCTGCATAGCGAGTCTGGGTAGACACCATACAGAGCATGAGAAGAGTCAAAGCTTCCACAATGACTGGAGAAAGAGCGAGGATTTAGGCAACAggttaagcaggtgtcccaatacttttgtccgtacagCATAtgtcagcatatatatatatatatatatatatatatctcaattaAAACTAGGAACTAACAAAAAAAGCTGTAGCAGTTGCACAATACATGGATAATAAATGCAGTACAGTATGTGTATTGTTTTTTGGCAGTTACTTccagctgatcagtgttaatATAACAAGACGAGCAGACTGCTTCCCATTGGTCAGAGCAAACTGCTGCACATTATACTAATGGAACGCACCTTGGAGCACAATTCGTGCATGACGTGGCCGAACTCGTGGAAGAAGGTCTCCACTTCATGGTGCTGAAGTAGAGAGGGCCAGTTGCGTGTTGGTTTGGTAAAGTTGGCCACCATGGCCGCCACTGGGACCCTACGTGACCCATCAGGCCCAAGACAGCCTGGCTGGAGTCCAAAGCACGCAGCATGGCCATATTTTCCTTccctgaaaatgaaataaagagTGTAGGTGAATCTAGCTACTTTAATGGGTTGCCCAGGCTGCTACACCAGGGCTATAAAACAACCATAATACCTCCATAATTCCAACATTTTTCCATACTGATTatgtaattttttattattaaataaaaaaactcgGTGACAAAAGTTGAATACTGTGTCTCCTTTGGTCTCAAGTTTCATGCGGATGCAAAAATAACGTTACTAAATTATTAATCATATTTGTAATGTAGCTTATAcagtgatcagccataacattaacacctaatattgagtaggtgttgccacaacagatctgaccatttgagtgaaagactccacaagacctctgaaggcattctGTTGTATCtaggttgtcctttcttggagcacctttggtaggtactgaccactgcataccgggaacacctcacaagacctgtctgatgctttagagatgttctgacccagtcgtctagctgtcagtttggttcttgtcaaagtgacaAAGTGAAAGTTCTTATGCTTattcatttttcctgcttttaacagcTTCATCACCTTAAAGAACTGACTtcagttcacttgctgcctaatatgtagatcccaccccttgacagatgccgcTGTACATGGAAATATGTACAGATGCACAGTGCTGTTCACTtcactggtactaatgttatggcaaatCAGTGTATATAAAACTCATAACGAAATGGACTGTTTTTTAAATGCACAACAATTTTTGAATATAAGAGAAAATCATTTAGTCATGATGAACTAATTAACGAATAATTAATTAGGGtcaataattgtaataatttgaTGACTCTACAAATAAAATGTACTGATTTCTGGTCATATTGTTTACCTCTACCCGTCAAAAACCTTCATAATTCCACCAATCCTCTACCTGGGATGTAAGTCCAGATAAAACTGTCCTATTTCCTCCCCCGTTGTTGAGTCGTGGGCAGTGTAGAGCTTTACACTCTCGTGCCACACATGTGGATTCTGGACCTGCCTAAAGCGGAGCCCAAGCAGGTCCTGGTAGATTCCCAGCAGACCCTGTGTCACCACCTCCAACGGGAAGTACTCCAGGAGCTTGTCCTTATTCACTGCAAACTTCACCTGCTCCACCTGGTTCATGTAATATGGCATGTCCCACGCATGCAGCTGGCCATCGAAGTCCAGCCCTCGCCTGTGACACTCGGCCTGTTTGAGGGACAGCAGGTACTGCCTCTCCTTAACACCCACTGGCTTCAGCTTCTCATGGAACTCATCTGTCAGACACAAAGATAAATGCCTGGGACATTTAGGGCGCTTTAGGGTGCTGTGTAGTTTTGTGTTAGCCGTTTACTCtataacatacactatatgtccaaatgtttgtggacacccattctaataaatgcatttagctaattTAAGCTCCATCCACTGCTCagacagacagcttgtctagtgtctGTAGAGAAGGACTGACCATCGAATAGAACTATCTAGAGCAGACCGATATGAACCCATTGACACCGTGCCTAATGATacgcgtgggctagaggggtataggcaccccagcattgagctgtggggcagtggaattgtgttctttggaacgatggggatgaggtggggtggtgatcatccaacatcctgacctaattaacactcttgttggcaaatgcaatcaaatcctcacagcaatttaccaaagtctagtagaaagccctccctggacagtagagacagttactccaacacaagatAATACTACCCTTGATCTAATTttgaaagaaaatgaatgagcaggtgtcccaatacttttgtccacatatgtatgtatgttatctaaaaagaaaaaactttaGCTGCATCTGTTCTTTGGGAATCTGGGAATGGGGAATTTCGGGAACTGATCCCAGGCAGTGTGTACAAAAGGGTTGATAGATAATAGATGGACAAGAACATCACCTAGGAACCGAGCCACGTTCTTGGTGTTCTTGGCCATGTTCATCTCCAGCACATAGTTAGCATGGTTTGTAAAGCCAAGAAGCTTAGCCACCTTTGCCCGCAGCTCAATCAGCTGTTCGAGTATTCCTGTGTTCACCTGCAAACCAAAGAAAGGACAGCTTTTGTTGCATCTTCTATACCAAACGTTCCCCAGCATCACTTACTGCACAGTTAACTGGAGAAGGACCTGGTTGTCAGTTGTTTGCGATGTTTGTGAAGTCTTTTGAAACTTCACAGGCTCTTCAAATCCCAGTATAGACATACCATTCgggtttcatgatgaatggacaatGTCAAGTCTATCAAGTACCTGCTGAAAGCTGACTGGCTGATGATGTCCAGATTTTCCCCATTATAATCCCTATCAAAGATGCATTGTGTAAAGTTTTAGCTTGCTTTGACTTATGGATGCTGACAAAACACTAAGTAGaatatagagcgccccctactgacACAAACGCAGCAAACTGAACAGGCTACCTCAAAATCTTTTCGGACATCTGCTTGTCAAGTTTAGAAGCCATGGGGCACCGGGTGGTCCAGCTGACTAAGGCTCTGTCACTGTaatcagagggtcgctggttcaaatcccgatcacactgctagccattggcagccgGGGGCCCCGGGACAGtgcaactggccttgctctctctgaggGTCCCCCACGTCACACTAGTGCACTGCTCGGCTAGCACacatcactggcgtctgctagccggtgCATCAGAGCTTCCCTTCAGgcgtgttggttgcctggtgacgtcgCATCGGcgacagtttgaaaagaggtgtggctggctgcgCACGTGTCGGAGGGGGTTTGTTGGTCTTGCCCTCATTAGTGTTGGGGcgttgcatgtgatgggggggggggggggtgtacaggttgggtaattggtgatctAAATTGGTGAgaaaatggctaaaaatctgaaatctgaaaaatGCTGGTTCGTTGCAGTATGCTACAGAAGAACCATagatgccatagaataacctATATTTGGCTCTATaataagtgtgaagaacctttggatATACCTTACCAACTCACTCATCATCTCCTTTATAAAAGAGGTTCGTTATGTAACCGAAAGTAgttgttctatggcatcgctcaaagaaccctttatagcacCTGTAATGTTTGGTCATGAGCAAACAGATGACTACCATATGTACCAAGAAAACACATGCAGCTTCATCCGCACCACATACCTCCTTACATCTGCTGTGAAAGGCCATCTCCATCTTTCTTCTGGTCTCTGGAACATGACATCTCTTCATCAGAGGGAAATAGTGGGGGTATGCCAGGGTAACCTTGTAGTACTCGTTCTCTGTCCTCTCCAGACCATTTATATAGCTCTCTGCAAGACCATCTTCAGGGCAAATGAGGAAGAAGTACAGATGATACTTTTTGATAGCATGTGCTGTATTTACTGAAAGGACTCTATAAAGCTCTATAAGGACTCTTACCTAACTCCTCTGGAGAGAATATCAGAACAGTATTTTCTTCATTAATGTTTTGGTTGAAATCAATGGAAAGGTCACTAATTCGCTTGGATAGTTCTTTGATCTCCTGCAAGATGATAAAACAATTAATACAACAATGAATGCAATAAATAATCATCAAAAGCTACtaaagcacacacagcttgtctagtccctgcagagaagcactgccaatagaaccctggagcagatatacatgccaggcatgggctaaaggggtatgaaggcccccagcattgagctgtggagcagtgaaagaactgtgttttctggaatgatggttggtgcaccatccaacacttttgggatgagttggggagttggccATCCTAACACTGTTGTCACTGGATGCAGTGAAATCctctcagcagtgctccaaaatctagtagaaaccctccctggacagtagagacagttacgccAACAAAGGTTCCAACAATGCCCTTGatttggacagaagtattgggacatgagcagctgtcccaatacttctgtccatatagtgaatattCAAAGGTGCAGCCGTGGCCTAAAGGTGGCTTGGGGCTGGAGGGTTATGGGTTTCCCacccatggatggctgtggcattacCGGGTATCGATGTGAAGTTGATAGAGCCAACACTTAGCTTTAGGGCTTCTGAGTGGAGCAGCTGTCTATGTTCACACTTAACATAAGTGTGAACATAAGTGTCTTGATATATACTTTTAATAGAGCTGCTGTCTGCCTCCATACATTAGTGGATTAGTGGAGCTAAGCAGGTAATAACGGAGGGCAATATTTTAgcaattttaaaatattattgtaatatatcAATAACATGGGAATCATAATGTTAGCAGTTAAAATAAGAGAACTCACTTCTTGTACTTGAGCAGACAGATGCAGGCCGTTCCGTCTCCCCAGCTTGATCAATCTCTCCATTAATCTTTTCGACTCCGGCATCAAACCCTTGGGTTGTCTTTCCTAGGAAAACAAAGGGTGAATTTACTGCTTTAGGCTGTTCTTATGACAAACTGTGCACCCAAACTGTTAGCCTAACACTGTACACCCATGTCCTCTTCGGAGAATAGAGCTTAGTTTTTGTCAGCAGGCCAACTATGTACCCCGAGCTGGAGTTACTGAGGTCAGATGTTTCTCTGAGAGTGGAAACATTTCCAACCCTTACAAACCCCAGTGACATTTGTTGGACTGTTTATGAGAACTCAATTAAAAGGGCAGTAAATACCCACGAGACAGCGCGGTCTCATATCAAAGCAGAGGGGGGAGCAGAAGGCATCTCATAATCCACACGCACACCATACTTTGTTCATATAGCAGAGCATGACATTGTGTGTTACAGAGCTTTTGCCAAGGTTAAGGGGTTCTGTTGGATATTATATCTTATAAACTGCTAAAATCAATGACTGTGGAAAACCTGGACGCCGTGGCTCCACTTCCCTTctgttcttcagaaatcaatgtcaaatttgcaaccagagtctgtgcaCTACACACCAAGATGTTTGCAGCAGATACTTTATGTCCTGCAAGTTGTGCATTAATGAGCATCATATGTCTATGGCCCAGTCACTGGCTCACCAGTTATTCTTCCTTGGAGCATTTGTGgtatgtactgaccactgatcGTCaggtcgtctagccatcacagtctgATCTTTGTCAAAGTGTCTTAGATTTCTACACTGGCCCATTTTtcctgttcacttgctgcctaatatgcaaATCCAACCCCTTGACAGCTGCCATTAGAACCAGATAACCAAAgttatttacttcacctgtcagtggttttaatgttatggctgatcagtgtacactGGTTAAATTGCAAATCTTTCAAAGGTGAAACTCATAACTATGCCCAGAAACAGAGCTTTGCTACCCACTTTCTAAAACCCCATAAGGGCTGTATAGAATATAGGTAATCTGGCTTTACCTGTGGGGTTATGAGACTCTGGAACACATCTGCCCTCTTACTCATTCCCATGTTAAACGCAAGCGTACCCCAGTGACACAGTTGGATCGTCATAACAAGGCAATTAACAGGGCAGTAAATACCCTGGACAGACAGCACATCTTACTCTACCTGCAGGGCTACAAGCCTCTGGAACACGTCTGCTCTCATGCTCATCTCCACATCGAACTCAGACAGGCGCTTGTCAGCCTCAGTGCTTGCAGATCGCACCTCTTTGCAGGGGGACACGTACTGAGGGAAATCCAGCACATGCCGCGAACCTGCAGACACAGCATTCACAATAACAATCAAAAAAGAGAGAGTAATACTGGGTGCAAAACCCAATAAAAATGATACCATTCAAAGCGTAATAATTCCAATAAAATCATACCATTAGCATCTTTTTTAAAAAGGCCCACTGCTACATAGCTCATGGCAGGACAACGGGACTTTATATTTATTGGGGATCATTGTTTGGTAGTATAAAGAAGTATGAGCTGCTAAATAAAAAGGTTTAGAATTAGCAAATATCTGCAGTGAAATTGATTTATTGTGTATTTGcgcattttaaacattttcagaACATCTGAACAATATTAAAATCAATTAAGCGAGCCATTACACCATCCCATTCCTACCAAATGGTACTGCTGAATAGGGTTGGGTAGTATCCACCTTTTTCATACCGTCTCAGTCTATACTGTGGGATACAGTGTTACCAATgtccttataggcaagtctttataggccatctttgcaacacctctgggcagttatttccagttatATGGAACCAAGCTTCTATCTCTCTGAAtggggagagaccaaaatactcaTCTCAAATCATATTTGAAATCACTGATTAAAATCTGATGAATAGTTTGTTGCTTTTGGTtcaaaaaaatgatttttcagGACGTTCTGGCTACTACGTCTGCTGAGATCTCCACATGAAGGGGGGGGTTCCTTTACTCGCAGCATTGccagcaagctgattgaccCATTTTGTGGAAAGGTGGCACCTTATCTATGaacagacgccatgttgagtGTTGGTACTGCAGGGTCCAGGAGTAGCGTAAGTAGCGCTGGTGGTCCTGCGTTTACATGGCTTCTGCACCATCTCCCCCTGCATTATATTAACACTGATAATCAATCAAATCGGGTCACAGACTAACTGAACACACTGCCCACTATCAAATTAAccattcaataaatgttaaactgccAGTCTGACAATTATATCACTTTTCCCTTTTCGATACCGATATCACTTTTTCCTTTTAGATAATGATatcaccttttcctttccaATACCGATatcactttttcctttccaatACCGATatcactttttcctttccgataccgatatcaccttttcctttttcgATACAGATATTATTTTTTCCTTTCAGATACCGCTATCACTTTTTCGATACCGGTATCACcttttcctttccgataccgaTATCACCTTTTCGATACCGATatcactttttcctttttcgaTACCGATATTATTTTTTCCTTTCAGATACCGATATCACTTTTTCGATACCGATatcactttttcctttttcgaTACCGATatcactttttcctttttcgaTACAGATATTATTTTTTCCTTTCAGATACCGCTATCACTTTTTTGATACCGGTATCACcttttcctttccgataccgaTATCACCTTTTAGATACCGATATCACTTTTTCCTATTTCGATACCGATATTATTTTTTCCTTTCAGATACCGATATCACTTTTTCCTTTTAGATACTGATATATCCCCTTTTCCTTTCCAATACCGATATCGCTTTTTCCTTTTCGATACCGATATCACCTTTTTGATACCGATATCACCTTTTTGATACCGATATTACTTTTTCCTTTTCGATACCGATATCACTTTTTCCTTTCAGATAATGATATCACTTTTTCATTTTCGATACCAAGTACCAATAACAATACCGTGACTATAATACTCgatagatggctataaatcctgatatttatagtgttccactttttatatgttgtacttttttatatctgtttccaaataagatataataatCTTGAAAGAACAGCATATACTGGTTGAGTAattgcacatttaaaaaaaatttaattgccACAAGTAgagaagcataatcttgctaagctcgaccaaacagcttttaactggtgtttaaaattcatatttcagagcagtgaaaaaaaaacagtttagaAACAAAAAGTGCAGCAGGTTAGGCACATCTTACAGACTGGTTCATCCAAGTCTAACTCAGCAAGTTTTTCTCcgcctgttttcagagcgtgacatcaccaatcagtgtcAACCAGATCTTAGAGTCAAAACTAtccattttataaataaataatgtataaataataaatgatataaacaacaaaataaaaagtaaataataactGCAGTGATAATAAGCTCATCACTGCAGTAGACATCACATATCACAGCAGTATTGTGGGAATACGATTATTATCACAGCCCTACTGCTGACACAATCGTCCCCTTAGTGGCCCTTCATGGTCCGAGACACTTTGTTTGTCAAACAGACCGGAGAGCTTCCAAACTGTGAGGAAACATTCGCTGAATTTTAAACTAAAAGTGTAAGTCATTTAAACCCAGTAAAGTGAAGCTTGTTAGAATTGTAATACTACATTTTCACCAGTGTAAAGAGTAATCATGTCCCTCTGGTGTTGCTCATGTAAGGTAACTAAGCCCCACTGTAGCTGAGTATTACTGTAGGTGTTCAAATGAATCCAGGTGTTCATGTAATCCAACAAACGTACAAAATAAGGTCAAAATAAGCTCGCTGGTACATTACGTTTTCAGAATATTCGCAGGGTGCATCACTATCACAACATGTAGCAATGCAATTGCAATAATAGTCTAGTTTGGCCAAATTGTGCAGCCCTACCATACAGTGATTGTCAATGCATCGACTCACCGGCGTAATCCAGTTTAGCATCTGCCAGGACTTGCAGTGTGTTGTCAACACACACTGTCCCAATGTCCACAGACCCAACAGAGTCGTAGGCTTGCTTTATCCGCTGGATAAGCCTCTCCGTCCTGTGTTTGATCTGCTCTGGGCTCAGATCCCATCTCAGGTCGCTCCTGTTGTCAGCAGAGTTCGAACAGTTCCTGGATGAAACGTCCAGTCCGTTCAAAAGGGTCATCCTGAGCCTCGGGGTGCAGCGGAAAACTCTTTGGAagtggaggaaaaaaacagaaacaagtGCAGGTAATGTCAAAATGTTCTTCTTCTAATGAGGTCATCAAAACCACAGACGTCTGAGTTTATTAGTCTAACAATCCAAGTCCACCTTGACCCTGAGACTGTCTGAACGCATTCAAACACCATTACACTGCAACTGATtacagctccacacacacacacacacacacacacacacacactgcggtgATGGAAAAGAAAGTGCCACCCCGTCATCAGCCCTGGCTCTAAGTAGGCAAGAACCAAACCTGTTGAATCCAGTCGTCAGATGACTGAAGAAACGGCTTCTGATATTTTTAACCCTAAGACAAACAGATAGTAAACTCCTGAGGGCGGAAAGCCGAGCTCCTTGCAGCTGCACATGTACGAAGCCCGGTCACCTTCTCTGTTACCCTGAAAGCATGGCGATGGGAACCTGATACCTCCTTCCAAAACCTACAACGACCCACACATGGCTATTAGATTATCGAGAGTTCATTTCAGAGGCCCGAGTTTGGCTTCTTATTCACAGCTTCCGATCCGCCTGGCCTCTCATTCACAGCTTCTGATTCAGACACCCGGGCCGACCTGAGGGCATGGCCATAAAAGCCAATCACACTTAAAGATACCCAAGAAGGCAACTATTGAGTATTTTCATTGTTCTTTGATATTTGATGCATAAATATTTTGTATGTTGTGCCAATAAGGCTCATATAcagtttaacaagcctatttaccaccctgttatttggtCTTAACAGTGATTTTATTTCCCAGGGTCTTATTGGACAGTGTTGCTGGTCTTTCTGGGTCCTCTCGGCACAGTGAGTGGTTAGCTGGCTGAAGAGTTTGTACTTGAATGACCCTACTGCCCTTCTCCCTACTCTGCCCGGCCCAGCGTTAACTTGTAGCCCTTTAGCTGCTCTGGCTGGCAATACAGTCCCTTGCGACGCAGTATGTCAGCTTCCCCACATAGATACCCGCAGCAGCGCCTGTTCTGGTCAGCCTTTCTGTCTGACCCGGGTTAGTTAAGCGTTGGCTTTTAGCCTTTTGCTTTGCGTTGCTTTGATATTCTCCCAAAGAAGCTGTTGCTTGAGTTTTagagttttggggttttttaaTTGGTtagttttacagctctgttttggttatgctggagtGTCTGAGGTTCACATCACTTACATGATAGTCCAAGATGAACAGTTTTTCATTTAGGGCAGCTTTAACATGCTGGAGGACTGTTTTGGCACGCTTATCAGGTAGTTTAGCTTGGGATGGAAAAGGCTCGGATAATTCTGCATGTTATACTATTTGCCTATGCTTTTGGCCTTAGGTCAGAAGGGCTTTGTGGTTTATAAGGGgaaaatacagtgtaataataAGTGAATTAGTTAATAACTCAATAACTCATCAATATGTTGACGCTTTCAGCTATAGGTACCAGTCAAAGAACTACGCTGTTCATTTTGATTGAGGGATCTTTGCATTTTCTGCCTCCTGATGGCTTAGGATTGTGTTGCCATCGTGCACAGGTAAGGTGGCATGTGTTAGTACTCAGCTTTAGAGAGAGAGCTCTGTTGAATAACTAATAACTGGACAATAGAGCTTGGGATTTTACTGCATACCACCGAGAAGAGAAGCTGTAAGTGTTCCCAGCCTCCTGTGTGCAGTTTATCTATACAGCAGTGTCCTGTTTCCCTGCTCAGACACACCTGATTCTCCAGGTATTGATCAGGTGCACAGAAACAGGACTACGCGGTTCTTGAACGCTGCACGGTTCAGTGTTTTGCTGCTTCCTAGGCTAACCAGCTAATGAACGAGTCCTCGGAGTTGAATCAGATGTGTTAAACCATCAAAACCACCAAACTGTAAGAAGTAGTATCTGACAACCCGGTACGAAACCATAGTTTACGATACCTGCAAAAACCGGCTCGGACCACAACCATGCTGACGGAAGACATTGCACTCGTGAATGAATCATTCTTTTGAACCGGTTCTTTCCAAT
This window contains:
- the nln gene encoding neurolysin, mitochondrial encodes the protein MSSVSMVVVRAGFCRVFRCTPRLRMTLLNGLDVSSRNCSNSADNRSDLRWDLSPEQIKHRTERLIQRIKQAYDSVGSVDIGTVCVDNTLQVLADAKLDYAGSRHVLDFPQYVSPCKEVRSASTEADKRLSEFDVEMSMRADVFQRLVALQERQPKGLMPESKRLMERLIKLGRRNGLHLSAQVQEEIKELSKRISDLSIDFNQNINEENTVLIFSPEELDGLAESYINGLERTENEYYKVTLAYPHYFPLMKRCHVPETRRKMEMAFHSRCKEVNTGILEQLIELRAKVAKLLGFTNHANYVLEMNMAKNTKNVARFLDEFHEKLKPVGVKERQYLLSLKQAECHRRGLDFDGQLHAWDMPYYMNQVEQVKFAVNKDKLLEYFPLEVVTQGLLGIYQDLLGLRFRQVQNPHVWHESVKLYTAHDSTTGEEIGQFYLDLHPREGKYGHAACFGLQPGCLGPDGSRRVPVAAMVANFTKPTRNWPSLLQHHEVETFFHEFGHVMHELCSKTRYAEFSGTLVETDFVEVPSQMLENWVWEKEPLKRMSQHYKDSSPIPEDLLNKLIASRVANTGLMNLRQIVLSKVDQVLHTKASADTAAEFAKHCKEILGIPATAGTNMTASFSHLAGGYDGQYYSYLWSEVYSMDIFFSRFRKEGIMNSKVGKEYRRAILEAGGSVDGMEMLKTFLGREPCQDAFFQCKGLARIENGHNC